One stretch of Lysobacter sp. TY2-98 DNA includes these proteins:
- a CDS encoding cystathionine gamma-synthase has protein sequence MSDRMHNDSSRSPGLGTLAIHAGQSPDPSTGAVMTPIYATSTYVQSSPGEHQGFEYSRSHNPTRFAYERCVAALEGGTRGFAFASGLAATSTILELLDAGSHVIAMDDVYGGTFRLFERVRRRSAGLDFSWIDLTDSAAFEAAIRPETRMVWIETPTNPLLKLVDIEKIAAIARKRGLIVVVDNTFCSPMLQRPLSLGAHIVMHSATKYLNGHSDIVGGMAVVGDDAELADKMAFLQNAVGGVQGPFDSFLALRGLKTLHLRMKAHCENAMALAEWLQSHPAIERVVYPGLASHPQHELAKRQMDGFGGMVTIFVKGGLDAAKRFCERTELFALAESLGGVESLVNHPAIMTHASVPPERRAQLGLFDNLVRLSVGVEDIADLRADIDRALGLDR, from the coding sequence ATCAGCGATCGCATGCACAACGACTCTTCGCGTAGCCCCGGACTCGGGACGCTCGCCATCCATGCCGGGCAGTCGCCCGATCCCAGCACCGGCGCCGTGATGACGCCGATCTACGCGACGTCGACCTACGTACAGTCGAGCCCCGGCGAACACCAGGGCTTCGAGTACTCGCGCAGTCACAACCCCACGCGGTTCGCGTACGAGCGGTGCGTCGCTGCGCTCGAAGGCGGCACGCGCGGCTTTGCGTTCGCGTCCGGCCTTGCCGCGACGTCGACCATCCTCGAGCTGCTCGACGCCGGCAGCCACGTCATCGCGATGGACGACGTGTACGGCGGAACCTTCCGCCTGTTCGAACGTGTGCGTCGTCGCAGCGCGGGCCTGGACTTCAGCTGGATCGATCTCACCGATTCCGCCGCGTTCGAAGCGGCGATCCGGCCGGAAACGCGCATGGTCTGGATCGAGACGCCGACCAATCCGCTGCTCAAGCTCGTCGATATCGAGAAGATCGCCGCGATCGCCCGCAAGCGCGGCCTGATCGTCGTCGTCGACAACACCTTCTGCTCGCCCATGTTGCAGCGCCCGCTGTCGCTCGGCGCGCACATCGTCATGCACTCGGCGACGAAGTACCTCAACGGCCACTCCGACATCGTCGGCGGCATGGCGGTGGTCGGTGATGACGCTGAACTCGCCGACAAGATGGCGTTCCTGCAGAACGCCGTCGGTGGCGTGCAGGGCCCGTTCGACAGCTTCCTCGCGCTGCGTGGCCTCAAGACGTTGCACCTGCGCATGAAGGCGCACTGCGAGAACGCGATGGCGCTGGCGGAGTGGCTGCAGTCGCATCCGGCGATCGAGCGTGTGGTCTATCCAGGGCTTGCGTCGCATCCGCAGCACGAGCTGGCGAAGCGCCAGATGGATGGCTTCGGCGGCATGGTGACGATCTTCGTAAAGGGCGGGTTGGATGCGGCGAAGCGCTTCTGTGAGCGCACCGAACTGTTCGCACTGGCCGAATCACTTGGCGGCGTGGAAAGCTTGGTCAATCATCCGGCGATCATGACGCATGCGTCGGTGCCGCCGGAGCGGCGCGCGCAGTTGGGGCTGTTCGACAACTTGGTGCGGTTGAGTGTGGGGGTCGAGGACATCGCCGATCTGCGAGCGGATATCGATCGGGCGCTTGGGCTGGACCGCTGA
- a CDS encoding ABC transporter permease translates to MALTRYRSLTLELAKRDIQGRYRGSSFGMGWSLISPFLLLCIYTFAFGTVMGGRWPEAREGHASFAIILFAAIIVHGFFAECLNKAPVLVVSNPNFVKRVVFPLDILPWPMVMSALFHTAANLVVFVVLRLIMNGDFSWTIVFLPFVMLPLVVLSLGMSWILASLGVYVRDIAQVTGLASMAFLFISSAMMPVDSVDPRYRWVFLANPLTFIIDQARDVMLWNRMPNWAGLALYLGIATLLMYAGRAWFKATQKGFADVL, encoded by the coding sequence GTGGCGCTGACCCGTTACCGCTCGCTCACACTGGAGCTGGCCAAGCGCGACATCCAGGGCCGGTACCGTGGCTCAAGCTTTGGCATGGGCTGGTCGTTGATCAGCCCGTTCCTGTTGCTCTGCATCTACACGTTCGCCTTCGGAACTGTGATGGGCGGGCGCTGGCCGGAAGCCCGCGAAGGTCATGCGAGCTTTGCGATCATCCTGTTCGCGGCGATCATCGTGCACGGGTTCTTCGCCGAGTGCCTCAATAAGGCCCCTGTCCTAGTCGTATCGAATCCGAACTTCGTCAAGCGCGTTGTCTTTCCGCTCGACATCCTCCCGTGGCCCATGGTGATGTCCGCGCTGTTCCACACCGCGGCGAACCTCGTCGTGTTTGTCGTATTGCGGCTGATCATGAATGGCGACTTCTCCTGGACGATCGTCTTCCTCCCTTTCGTCATGCTCCCGCTCGTCGTGCTGTCGCTGGGCATGTCGTGGATCCTCGCGTCGCTCGGCGTATACGTGCGCGACATCGCGCAGGTCACGGGCCTCGCGTCGATGGCGTTCCTCTTCATCTCATCCGCGATGATGCCGGTCGACAGCGTCGATCCGCGTTACCGCTGGGTTTTCCTCGCCAACCCGCTGACCTTCATCATCGACCAGGCGCGCGACGTGATGTTGTGGAACAGGATGCCCAACTGGGCCGGGCTCGCCCTCTATCTCGGCATCGCGACGCTGCTGATGTACGCGGGCCGCGCATGGTTCAAGGCGACGCAGAAGGGATTCGCGGATGTCCTCTGA
- a CDS encoding 2OG-Fe(II) oxygenase has translation MTSFALPSIALPGDRLPDVWLRFADGERVKLHKAFGGRPLWIAVVGADAQAPDSPPADGTTGLLIAPRLPRERAGWRSATADAEWCGMFSSTPFRVDANLRIVDDTARPFAGAPLTPSTTVACAPVLQIPAVLEPELCRALIRHFDDVCEGGERSHVLVLEDGQETPRLAPDIKARRESPIRDPALEAAVHQRLLRRVMPELARVFQFQTSRRDPFKLLAYAGGDGYFRPHRDNDTPDVAHRRFALSVNLDEGAYDGGTFRFPEFGPHLYGPPTGDVLVFSCSLLHEVTPITRGTRHALATFVS, from the coding sequence ATGACATCGTTCGCGCTGCCGTCGATCGCGCTCCCGGGTGACCGGCTGCCCGACGTCTGGCTGCGCTTCGCCGACGGTGAGCGGGTCAAGTTGCACAAGGCATTCGGCGGACGACCCCTGTGGATCGCCGTCGTCGGAGCGGATGCGCAAGCGCCCGATTCCCCGCCCGCCGACGGTACGACCGGGCTGCTCATCGCGCCCCGCCTGCCGCGCGAACGTGCGGGCTGGCGCAGTGCGACGGCCGACGCCGAGTGGTGCGGGATGTTTTCGTCGACGCCGTTTCGTGTCGACGCCAACCTGCGCATCGTCGATGACACGGCACGACCATTCGCGGGCGCGCCGCTCACACCGTCGACCACCGTCGCCTGCGCGCCCGTGCTGCAGATTCCGGCCGTACTCGAGCCGGAACTGTGTCGCGCCTTGATCCGACACTTCGACGACGTCTGCGAGGGGGGCGAACGCTCGCACGTGCTCGTGCTCGAAGACGGACAGGAGACGCCACGGCTCGCACCGGACATCAAAGCGCGACGCGAGAGCCCGATCCGCGATCCGGCGCTCGAAGCTGCGGTGCACCAGCGTCTGCTCCGCCGCGTGATGCCCGAACTTGCGCGCGTCTTCCAGTTCCAGACCAGTCGCCGCGATCCGTTCAAGCTGCTTGCCTACGCGGGTGGCGATGGCTATTTCCGTCCGCACCGCGACAACGACACGCCGGATGTCGCGCACCGACGCTTCGCCCTCTCGGTGAATCTCGACGAAGGCGCGTACGACGGCGGCACGTTCCGCTTTCCTGAATTCGGCCCGCATCTGTACGGCCCACCCACGGGCGACGTGCTGGTCTTCTCCTGTTCGCTGCTGCACGAGGTGACGCCGATCACCCGCGGCACGCGCCACGCCCTCGCAACCTTCGTCTCGTGA
- a CDS encoding glycosyltransferase encodes MKVSVVIPCFNAGDQLIEAVESVLAQTYSDIEIVIVDDGSTDARTQSLLREHAWPRVRVILQANAGPAAARNAAIRAATGEFILPLDADDRIAPTYVEKAVAAMSAMPEVGIVYCKAMKFGAESGPWALPSYTLRELVIDNVIFVTSMFRRADWEAVGGFRESLRHGVEDYEFWIRIVHLGRHVVQLDEYLFFYRIQPVSRTTGFSSDRSAVVSTYAEIFRSNVDFFARNAEFLFEHRFGLYDELALYRSRYGPIDAFFTQHPSLRKFAGCLRRLLIRLTAR; translated from the coding sequence GTGAAAGTTTCTGTCGTTATCCCCTGCTTCAACGCCGGAGATCAGCTGATCGAGGCAGTGGAGTCAGTGCTCGCTCAGACGTACTCCGATATCGAGATCGTCATAGTCGATGACGGATCGACAGACGCGCGCACTCAGAGTCTGCTGCGGGAGCACGCATGGCCGCGCGTGCGCGTCATCTTGCAGGCCAACGCGGGTCCGGCCGCGGCGCGCAACGCGGCGATTCGGGCAGCCACGGGTGAATTCATACTACCGCTCGACGCAGACGACCGCATCGCCCCGACTTACGTCGAGAAGGCGGTGGCCGCCATGTCGGCTATGCCCGAAGTAGGCATCGTTTACTGCAAAGCAATGAAGTTCGGGGCCGAAAGCGGCCCATGGGCTTTGCCGTCCTACACGTTGCGCGAGCTGGTCATCGACAACGTGATTTTCGTTACGAGCATGTTCCGCAGGGCGGACTGGGAAGCCGTCGGCGGATTTCGGGAAAGTCTCCGACATGGCGTTGAGGACTACGAATTCTGGATCCGGATCGTCCATCTGGGACGGCACGTCGTGCAGCTCGACGAGTACCTGTTCTTTTACAGGATTCAGCCGGTTTCGCGCACGACGGGTTTTTCGAGTGACAGGTCTGCAGTTGTCTCTACATACGCAGAGATTTTCCGGTCGAACGTCGATTTCTTTGCCCGCAACGCGGAGTTCCTATTCGAGCATCGCTTCGGTCTTTACGATGAGTTGGCGCTATATCGCTCCCGGTACGGCCCGATCGATGCGTTTTTCACACAACACCCCTCGCTGAGGAAGTTCGCCGGCTGCCTTCGGCGCCTCCTCATTCGGCTTACTGCGCGCTAG
- a CDS encoding GNAT family N-acetyltransferase — MMRSEPLLAGLSCDQLRRGLTDAGIEGSHAFIRTLDADYDRGIRVDALLSTLRPDDDLRFVVGSGDTECWVLAERLPWDSEFFGRGIARLNAVVRPSKRRELRADVSPEVDAVDRVLDVARSRGIDYVFAQVDAIDLPTIRMLSASGFELIESRCHYHRPLVDAPVVRHPCRLATPDDAPSLARTAREMVNPFDRFHADPAIAPADADRLMERWVHASLSSAFADATIVPDDPQPEAFCTARYHKEHWTGWKLNLAQPVLSAVSPRHKGWYVKIISELDEHLRSIGAEHSFLITQLTNNAVIRCWEKLGYQFGKGEHVFRRVLP; from the coding sequence ATGATGCGTTCGGAGCCCCTCCTCGCCGGGTTATCTTGCGACCAGCTGCGTCGCGGCCTGACAGATGCTGGCATCGAGGGTTCGCACGCTTTTATCCGCACCCTAGACGCTGACTACGACCGTGGCATCCGGGTCGACGCATTGCTCAGCACCTTGCGCCCGGATGACGACCTTCGCTTTGTGGTCGGGTCCGGCGACACCGAATGCTGGGTGCTGGCCGAACGCCTCCCTTGGGATTCCGAGTTCTTTGGGCGGGGGATCGCACGGTTGAACGCTGTAGTGCGTCCGTCAAAGCGGCGCGAGTTACGGGCAGACGTCTCGCCCGAGGTCGATGCCGTAGATCGGGTGCTGGACGTCGCGCGCTCGCGCGGCATCGACTATGTGTTTGCACAGGTCGACGCGATCGACCTGCCAACGATCCGCATGTTGTCGGCGAGTGGCTTCGAGCTCATCGAGTCACGCTGTCACTACCACCGTCCGCTGGTCGATGCGCCGGTCGTGCGGCATCCGTGTCGACTCGCCACCCCGGACGATGCCCCGTCTCTTGCCCGCACTGCTCGCGAGATGGTTAATCCGTTCGATCGATTCCACGCGGATCCCGCCATCGCTCCCGCCGATGCCGACCGCCTGATGGAGCGCTGGGTGCATGCATCGCTATCGAGTGCCTTTGCCGACGCGACGATCGTTCCCGACGATCCGCAGCCAGAGGCGTTCTGCACTGCGCGTTACCACAAGGAGCACTGGACAGGGTGGAAGCTCAATCTCGCTCAGCCTGTGCTTAGCGCAGTGTCGCCACGCCACAAGGGCTGGTACGTGAAGATTATTTCGGAACTGGACGAACACCTACGATCGATCGGCGCCGAGCATTCCTTTCTCATCACCCAGCTGACGAACAACGCAGTCATCCGCTGCTGGGAGAAGCTTGGATATCAGTTTGGCAAGGGCGAACATGTCTTCCGCAGGGTGCTCCCCTGA
- a CDS encoding YdcH family protein, protein MFEDRSASELDKLMTGSSEFKQLYQRHQDLDRRVMNAELGISPVNDLELTRMKREKLHAKDRLVRMADTLLH, encoded by the coding sequence ATGTTCGAAGACCGGTCCGCGAGCGAGCTCGACAAGCTGATGACTGGCAGTTCCGAGTTCAAGCAGCTCTATCAACGACATCAGGATCTCGACCGACGCGTCATGAATGCCGAACTGGGCATCAGTCCCGTCAATGATCTCGAGCTCACGCGGATGAAGCGCGAAAAGCTTCACGCCAAGGACCGCCTGGTCCGCATGGCCGACACGCTGCTTCACTGA
- a CDS encoding MaoC/PaaZ C-terminal domain-containing protein, with the protein MSAFNPEARALRTLDWNADSGSERQLVAAVLADRIDEVRVHASAADAASRLASVGFPLKFADAAAGGAHTLTLRPLLTWSEQTPLTREFVTTGADIEAYGRASGDMNPLHFDDAFAQAAGFRRRIAHGMLFNGWLTRVLGTELPGQGSIISQTRSLFFAPVYPDEVCTVRLSVGYLDTGRGRYLMVAQLFDPEGLHCCIAYTDIVRRAAAR; encoded by the coding sequence ATGTCCGCATTCAACCCCGAGGCGCGCGCCCTGCGAACGCTGGACTGGAACGCCGACAGTGGGAGCGAGCGCCAGCTTGTCGCGGCCGTCTTGGCCGACCGCATCGATGAAGTGCGCGTGCACGCGAGCGCAGCCGATGCCGCGTCGCGCTTGGCGTCGGTCGGCTTCCCTCTCAAGTTTGCCGATGCCGCCGCCGGTGGTGCACACACGCTGACGCTGCGCCCGCTGCTCACATGGTCCGAGCAGACGCCGCTAACGCGCGAATTCGTGACCACCGGTGCGGACATCGAAGCGTACGGTCGCGCCAGCGGTGACATGAATCCCCTACATTTCGACGATGCCTTCGCTCAGGCGGCTGGGTTCCGTCGGCGCATTGCGCACGGCATGCTATTCAACGGCTGGCTGACACGCGTGCTCGGGACGGAGCTCCCTGGGCAGGGTTCGATCATCAGCCAGACGCGCTCGCTTTTCTTTGCCCCCGTGTATCCGGACGAGGTGTGCACGGTGCGCCTGTCTGTGGGCTATCTTGATACCGGCCGCGGACGCTACCTGATGGTCGCGCAACTCTTCGACCCCGAGGGCCTGCACTGCTGTATCGCGTATACCGACATCGTGCGCCGAGCCGCCGCCAGGTGA
- a CDS encoding ABC transporter ATP-binding protein, producing MSSDWVIRAEGLGKSFPVYRKAHHRLMQMLAPGPENRWYEEFDALRGVDLEIHRGETVGIVGRNGSGKSTLLQMICGTLTPSRGDVQVRGRIAALLELGAGFNPEFTGRENVFLNGTVLGLTNAEIEARFDDIAAFADIGPFMEQPVKTYSSGMYVRLAFAVAINVTPEVLVVDEALSVGDEAFQRKCFAKINEIRDNGATILFVSHSAGTVIDLCDRAILLDAGELLTQGAPKHVVSLYQKLVYAPADRTDAIRSEIRRGLALADAGSPAAAAAADAAAPQDALPLAAADPTSFWEEGLVPASTILYETKGARIGDPRLETPDGRRVNVVSTGGEYVYRYRVVAERSLVGVRCGMMIKTKTGIDVAGTATAAEGDCIPVVEAGSTIEVAFRFRCALASGTYFLNAGVLAREAEGEDYVDRQIDVAMFRVLPSRLVLTGLVDLDFEASAAVA from the coding sequence ATGTCCTCTGATTGGGTCATCCGGGCCGAAGGGCTCGGCAAGTCGTTCCCTGTCTACCGGAAGGCGCACCACCGGCTGATGCAGATGCTGGCACCGGGCCCCGAGAACCGGTGGTACGAGGAATTCGATGCGCTGCGCGGTGTCGACCTCGAGATCCACCGGGGCGAAACTGTTGGCATCGTGGGCCGCAACGGCTCGGGCAAGTCGACGCTCCTGCAGATGATCTGCGGAACGCTCACGCCGAGCCGTGGCGATGTCCAGGTACGAGGTCGCATCGCCGCGCTGTTGGAGCTCGGTGCGGGGTTCAATCCCGAGTTCACTGGACGCGAGAACGTGTTCCTCAACGGCACGGTGCTCGGGCTCACGAACGCGGAGATCGAAGCGCGGTTCGACGACATCGCGGCCTTTGCCGACATCGGCCCCTTCATGGAGCAGCCGGTCAAGACCTACTCGAGCGGCATGTACGTTCGCCTCGCGTTCGCCGTGGCGATCAACGTGACGCCGGAGGTTCTAGTGGTCGACGAGGCGCTGTCGGTCGGCGATGAGGCGTTCCAGCGCAAGTGTTTCGCCAAGATCAATGAGATTCGCGACAACGGCGCGACGATCCTATTCGTCTCGCATTCCGCGGGCACGGTCATCGACCTGTGCGACCGCGCCATCCTGCTCGACGCCGGCGAACTGCTCACACAGGGGGCGCCCAAGCACGTCGTGTCGCTATACCAGAAGCTGGTATACGCACCCGCGGATCGTACCGATGCGATCCGCTCGGAGATCCGCCGTGGCCTGGCTCTGGCGGACGCTGGTAGCCCTGCCGCCGCCGCCGCCGCCGATGCCGCAGCACCGCAGGATGCATTGCCGCTGGCCGCCGCCGACCCCACCTCGTTTTGGGAAGAAGGGTTGGTCCCGGCCAGTACGATCCTCTACGAGACCAAGGGCGCGCGAATCGGCGACCCGCGGCTCGAGACGCCGGACGGCCGCCGGGTCAATGTCGTGTCGACCGGAGGCGAGTACGTCTACCGGTATCGCGTCGTCGCCGAGCGCTCTCTGGTGGGTGTGCGTTGCGGCATGATGATCAAGACGAAGACCGGTATCGACGTGGCCGGTACTGCCACCGCCGCCGAGGGCGACTGCATTCCAGTGGTCGAGGCCGGTTCGACGATCGAGGTCGCATTCCGTTTCCGGTGCGCGCTGGCCTCCGGCACGTATTTCTTGAACGCGGGTGTGCTGGCGCGCGAAGCCGAAGGCGAGGACTACGTCGACCGCCAGATCGACGTCGCCATGTTCCGCGTACTTCCCTCCCGGCTCGTGCTGACCGGGTTGGTCGACCTCGACTTTGAGGCGTCCGCAGCCGTCGCATGA
- a CDS encoding GtrA family protein, translated as MTTVLRRRTPLLTGQVARFVLAGALNTLLSYVIYWCLLRAVDYRVAYATSYVATILTGFAFNTWFVFRTTWSWRKLAMFPGVYLVNFFVGLGIVWMCISLLGLPAEVAPIVATLAVVPLGFVMTRLLLGAPSRSS; from the coding sequence GTGACGACGGTGCTGCGCCGACGTACACCTTTGCTGACCGGACAAGTCGCTCGCTTCGTCCTCGCGGGCGCGCTGAACACGCTTCTGTCCTATGTGATCTATTGGTGCCTGCTTCGCGCGGTCGACTACCGCGTTGCCTACGCTACTAGCTACGTGGCGACGATTCTTACGGGGTTCGCTTTCAACACATGGTTCGTTTTCCGCACCACGTGGTCCTGGCGAAAGCTGGCGATGTTCCCGGGTGTCTATCTCGTGAATTTTTTCGTCGGCCTCGGCATCGTCTGGATGTGCATCTCGTTGCTGGGACTCCCAGCGGAAGTCGCCCCCATTGTCGCCACACTTGCGGTCGTACCCCTCGGATTCGTGATGACGAGGCTATTGCTCGGCGCCCCCTCACGATCCTCGTGA
- a CDS encoding DUF6056 family protein — protein MSDAMTSRIHRALPIFTATLPAAAIAFTALAMTLFAFMQTDDFCTFGRVAAAHGNPFPDIATLYMQWTGRYSSIVAMTAAAAASHVVPAEFLYPAGLLACALVFLWACVSASRLVDREMRPNFPWAVAAFGTVMLLMPSKLEQYLWLTGATVYFLGASLFLVLLARVAAAGTRPLSVRGEVPIWALVVAVVGFNEFVAVMVAACLAVPAFAALRTGGPLRPHLIRYAVFAAAFAAAVLAPGNFARDSASVLARHDLQAALSTGWESLQLFAARFVVEPTETCAALLASAGAGMLLSQSSRPTPNSHWVPWVMVLALAIPVHLVAYPFLVGEAAPGRVLNQAFTFAAIAALILAGRGGAAVAQRAGARSLLIGCVTLGLAGLTLLTSSTYRTVFKTAVDFAPKWHAEQLERHAGLQLLRGTRRPAYVRPFTREDANPPIYAGGDVGPDPKYWINQCAAGYYGIGAVIQMRRE, from the coding sequence ATGTCGGACGCCATGACATCCCGGATCCACCGCGCACTCCCCATCTTCACCGCAACGCTGCCAGCAGCTGCTATCGCATTCACGGCGCTCGCGATGACGCTCTTCGCCTTCATGCAGACCGACGACTTCTGCACCTTTGGCCGTGTTGCGGCGGCGCATGGCAACCCGTTCCCCGACATCGCGACGCTCTATATGCAGTGGACCGGGCGCTATTCGTCGATCGTCGCAATGACCGCGGCGGCGGCGGCGAGTCATGTAGTACCGGCCGAGTTCCTGTATCCAGCGGGTTTGCTGGCGTGCGCATTGGTTTTCCTATGGGCATGCGTTAGCGCTAGCAGGTTGGTCGATCGCGAAATGCGGCCAAACTTCCCTTGGGCGGTCGCCGCATTCGGGACCGTGATGCTGCTGATGCCATCCAAGCTGGAACAGTACCTGTGGTTGACAGGCGCGACGGTGTACTTTCTGGGCGCTTCGCTGTTCCTGGTCCTGTTGGCTCGGGTCGCCGCCGCGGGTACTCGGCCGCTGTCCGTTCGGGGCGAGGTGCCGATTTGGGCGTTGGTCGTCGCCGTAGTCGGCTTTAATGAATTCGTCGCTGTCATGGTCGCCGCATGCCTCGCGGTGCCGGCCTTCGCCGCTCTGCGCACCGGCGGCCCACTGCGACCTCACCTCATCCGCTACGCCGTCTTCGCCGCGGCGTTCGCCGCGGCCGTGCTAGCGCCCGGCAATTTCGCGCGCGATTCCGCCAGCGTGCTAGCTCGACACGACCTGCAGGCAGCGCTGTCAACCGGCTGGGAGTCGTTGCAGCTTTTCGCGGCGCGCTTCGTCGTGGAGCCGACTGAGACCTGCGCCGCGCTGTTGGCGAGCGCTGGCGCCGGAATGCTGCTTTCGCAGTCGTCTCGTCCTACACCCAACTCCCACTGGGTGCCTTGGGTCATGGTACTCGCGCTCGCGATCCCCGTGCATTTAGTCGCCTATCCCTTTCTCGTCGGCGAAGCCGCACCGGGTCGCGTCCTCAATCAGGCCTTCACGTTCGCTGCGATCGCGGCTTTGATCCTGGCTGGTCGCGGAGGCGCTGCTGTCGCGCAGCGAGCCGGAGCTCGTTCGCTCTTGATTGGCTGCGTCACGTTGGGATTAGCCGGTCTTACTCTGCTGACCAGCTCGACGTACCGCACCGTGTTCAAGACCGCGGTGGACTTCGCTCCCAAATGGCACGCCGAGCAACTCGAACGTCATGCGGGCCTACAATTGCTCCGCGGGACGCGCAGGCCGGCATACGTCCGACCCTTCACACGCGAGGACGCGAACCCGCCAATCTACGCGGGGGGCGACGTGGGGCCGGACCCCAAGTACTGGATCAATCAGTGCGCCGCCGGCTATTACGGTATCGGCGCCGTCATTCAGATGCGGCGCGAGTAA
- a CDS encoding pyridoxal-phosphate dependent enzyme, with protein MPLHQSVLELIGATPVIKAQRLDTGVCELYLKLESQNPGGSIKDRIGLAMIEAAEKRGDIKPGDTLVEGTAGNTGIGLALVAQQKGYKLILVVPDKMSREKIFNLKAMGAQVVLTRSDVAKGHPDYYQDMAARIAAETPGAYFINQFGNPDNPAAHEFGTGPEILAQMAEVGGVDAIVFGCGSSGTMTGLSRCFAEKSPHTELVLADPVGSILEEYINRGTLSEKSGTWMVEGIGEDFLPPISDFSRVKKAYAIADRESFLTARELLEKEGILGGSSTGTLLAAALRYCREQTMPKKVLVFVCDTGNKYLSKMYNDYWMLDNGFIQREQHGDLRDLILRPYSQRDTVVVGPKDLLVTAYQRMKLYDVSQLPVMDGDQLVGMVDESDVLLHVYGDEQRFRDPVSTAMVSKLDKIDVHSPIEALLPVFDRGHVAIIADGERFLGLITRIDLLNYLRRRVQ; from the coding sequence ATGCCCCTGCATCAATCTGTCCTCGAGCTGATCGGCGCCACGCCGGTCATCAAAGCCCAGCGCCTCGACACCGGCGTCTGCGAGCTCTACCTGAAACTCGAGAGCCAGAATCCCGGCGGATCGATCAAGGACCGCATCGGCCTCGCGATGATCGAAGCCGCCGAGAAGCGCGGTGACATCAAGCCCGGCGACACCCTCGTCGAAGGCACCGCCGGCAACACCGGCATCGGCCTCGCGCTCGTCGCGCAGCAGAAGGGCTACAAGCTCATTCTCGTCGTCCCCGACAAGATGAGCCGCGAGAAGATCTTCAATCTCAAGGCGATGGGTGCACAGGTCGTGCTCACGCGCAGTGACGTCGCCAAGGGCCATCCCGACTACTACCAGGACATGGCCGCGCGCATCGCCGCGGAAACTCCGGGCGCGTACTTCATCAACCAGTTCGGCAACCCCGACAATCCGGCCGCGCACGAGTTCGGCACCGGCCCGGAAATCCTCGCGCAGATGGCGGAAGTCGGTGGTGTCGATGCGATCGTGTTCGGTTGCGGCAGCTCGGGCACGATGACCGGCCTGTCGCGCTGCTTCGCCGAGAAATCGCCGCATACCGAACTCGTGCTCGCCGATCCGGTGGGTTCGATCCTCGAGGAATACATCAATCGCGGCACGCTGTCGGAGAAGTCCGGCACGTGGATGGTCGAAGGCATCGGCGAGGATTTCCTCCCGCCGATTTCCGACTTCAGCCGCGTCAAGAAGGCGTACGCGATCGCTGACCGCGAAAGCTTCCTCACCGCGCGCGAACTGCTGGAAAAAGAGGGGATTCTCGGCGGTTCGTCGACCGGCACGCTGCTCGCCGCGGCGCTGCGGTACTGCCGCGAACAAACCATGCCGAAGAAGGTGCTGGTGTTCGTGTGCGACACGGGCAACAAGTATCTGTCGAAGATGTACAACGACTACTGGATGCTCGACAACGGTTTCATCCAGCGCGAGCAGCACGGCGATCTGCGCGACCTCATCCTGCGCCCGTACTCGCAGCGCGACACGGTTGTCGTCGGTCCCAAGGATCTGCTGGTCACGGCCTACCAGCGCATGAAGCTCTACGACGTCTCGCAGCTTCCGGTGATGGACGGCGATCAGCTCGTCGGCATGGTCGATGAGTCCGACGTGCTGTTGCACGTCTACGGCGACGAGCAGCGCTTCCGTGATCCGGTGTCCACCGCGATGGTCAGCAAGCTCGACAAGATCGACGTGCATTCGCCGATCGAAGCCCTGCTGCCCGTGTTCGATCGAGGGCACGTCGCGATCATCGCCGACGGGGAGCGTTTCCTAGGCCTGATCACCCGCATCGACCTGTTGAATTACCTGCGCCGCCGCGTGCAATGA